One window of the Zea mays cultivar B73 chromosome 3, Zm-B73-REFERENCE-NAM-5.0, whole genome shotgun sequence genome contains the following:
- the LOC103651784 gene encoding 65-kDa microtubule-associated protein 3-like: protein MATSRLPRDRWTLWCCRSRLLRPNSSRSQRGRQLSPSTSQWLLKSNQKLQGLREELNVIVPYLEEMRKKKVERWDQFVDVIEQIKKVASKIRPADFVPFRIPVDQSDLSLRKLEELTKELQSLQKEKSDRLKQVMEHLNTLHSLCEVLGVDFKQTVNEVHPSLGEADGSKNLSKCTIESLASAASRLRELKVKRMQKCIH from the exons ATGGCCACATCTAGGCTCCCCAGGGACCGCTGGACCCTCTGGTGTTGCCGCTCAAGGCTTCTACGGCCCAACAGTAGCCGCAGCCAGAGAGGGAGACAGCTGAGCCCCTCAACCTCTCAGTGGCTCCTCAAG TCAAATCAGAAGTTACAAGGTTTAAGGGAAGAATTGAATGTGATTGTCCCATACTTGGAGgagatgagaaagaagaaagttgAAAGATGGGACCAATTTGTTGATGTCATAGAGCAAATTAAGAAGGTTGCATCTAAAATCAGGCCTGCAGATTTTGTACCCTTTAGAATTCCTGTGGATCAGTCTGATCTGTCTTTAAGAAAGCTGGAGGAGCTAACGAAAGAGCTGCAATCCCTTCAGAAGGAGAAG AGTGATCGGCTGAAGCAAGTCATGGAACATCTTAACACTTTGCATTCGTTATGTGAGGTGCTTGGTGTAGACTTCAAACAAACAGTAAATGAGGTGCACCCTAGCCTGGGTGAGGCTGATGGATCAAAGAACCTAAGCAAATGTACAATTGAAAGCCTTGCATCAGCTGCAAGCAGACTGCGTGAATTGAAAGTCAAGAGGATGCAAAAG TGCATTCACTAG